A single genomic interval of Bos taurus isolate L1 Dominette 01449 registration number 42190680 breed Hereford chromosome 6, ARS-UCD2.0, whole genome shotgun sequence harbors:
- the HNRNPDL gene encoding heterogeneous nuclear ribonucleoprotein D-like isoform X3, whose amino-acid sequence MEVPPRLSHVPPPLFPSAPATLASRSLSHWRPRPPRQLAPLLPSLAPSSARQGARRAQRHVTAQQPSRLAGGAAIKGGRRRRPDLFRRHFKSSSIQRSAAAAAATRSARQHLPADHSAAMEDMNEYSNIEEFAEGSKINASKNQQDDGKMFIGGLSWDTSKKDLTEYLSRFGEVVDCTIKTDPVTGRSRGFGFVLFKDAASVDKVLELKEHKLDGKLIDPKRAKALKGKEPPKKVFVGGLSPDTSEEQIKEYFGAFGEIENIELPMDTKTNERRGFCFITYTDEEPVKKLLESRYHQIGSGKCEIKVAQPKEVYRQQQQQQKGGRGAAAGGRGGTRGRGRGQQSTYGKASRGGGNHQNNYQPY is encoded by the exons ATGGAGGTCCCGCCCCGACTCTCCCATGTGCCGCCGCCATTGTTCCCCTCCGCTCCCGCTACTTTAGCCTCCCGCAGCCTCTCCCATTGGCGGCCGCGGCCGCCGCGGCAGCTCGCCCCGCTCCTCCCTTCGCTCGCTCCCAGCTCCGCCCGGCAGGGGGCGCGCCGGGCCCAGCGCCACGTCACCGCCCAGCAGCCCTCCCGATTGGCGGGCGGGGCGGCTATAAAGGGAGGGCGCAGGCGGCGCCCGGATCTCTTCCGCCGCCATTTTAAATCCAGCTCCATACAACGCtccgccgccgctgctgccgcGACTCGGTCTGCGCGCCAGCACCTTCCGGCCGACCACTCCGCCGCTATGGAAGATATGAACGAGTACAGCAACATAGAGGAGTTCGCCGAGGGATCCAAGATCAACGCGAGCAAGAACCAGCAGGATGACGG TAAAATGTTTATTGGAGGCTTGAGCTGGGATACAAGCAAGAAAGATCTGACTGAATATTTGTCTCGATTTGGGGAAGTTGTGGACTGCACGATTAAAACAGATCCTGTTACTGGAAGATCACGAGGATTTGGATTTGTGCTTTTCAAGGATGCTGCTAGTGTTGATAAG GTTTTGGAACTGAAAGAACACAAACTGGATGGCAAATTGATAGACCCTAAAAGGGCCAAAGCTTTAAAGGGGAAGGAACCCCCAAAAAAGGTTTTCGTGGGTGGATTGAGCCCAGATACTTCGGAGgaacaaattaaagaatattttggAGCCTTTGGAGAG ATTGAAAATATTGAACTTCctatggatacaaaaacaaatgaaagaagagGATTTTGCTTTATTACATATACAGATGAGGAGCCAGTAAAGAAATTGTTAGAAAGCAGATACCATCAAATTGGTTCTGGGAAG TGTGAAATCAAAGTTGCACAACCCAAAGAGGTATATagacagcaacagcagcaacaaaaggGAGGAAGAGGTGCAGCAGCTGGTGGGCGAGGTGGTACTAGGGGGCGAGGCCGAG GCCAACAGAGCACTTACGGCAAGGCATCCCGAGGGGGTGGCAATCACCAAAACAATTACCAGCCGTATTAA
- the HNRNPDL gene encoding heterogeneous nuclear ribonucleoprotein D-like isoform X2, with protein MEVPPRLSHVPPPLFPSAPATLASRSLSHWRPRPPRQLAPLLPSLAPSSARQGARRAQRHVTAQQPSRLAGGAAIKGGRRRRPDLFRRHFKSSSIQRSAAAAAATRSARQHLPADHSAAMEDMNEYSNIEEFAEGSKINASKNQQDDGKMFIGGLSWDTSKKDLTEYLSRFGEVVDCTIKTDPVTGRSRGFGFVLFKDAASVDKIENIELPMDTKTNERRGFCFITYTDEEPVKKLLESRYHQIGSGKCEIKVAQPKEVYRQQQQQQKGGRGAAAGGRGGTRGRGRGQGQNWNQGFNNYYDQGYGNYNSAYGGDQNYSGYGGYDYTGYNYGNYGYGQGYADYSGQQSTYGKASRGGGNHQNNYQPY; from the exons ATGGAGGTCCCGCCCCGACTCTCCCATGTGCCGCCGCCATTGTTCCCCTCCGCTCCCGCTACTTTAGCCTCCCGCAGCCTCTCCCATTGGCGGCCGCGGCCGCCGCGGCAGCTCGCCCCGCTCCTCCCTTCGCTCGCTCCCAGCTCCGCCCGGCAGGGGGCGCGCCGGGCCCAGCGCCACGTCACCGCCCAGCAGCCCTCCCGATTGGCGGGCGGGGCGGCTATAAAGGGAGGGCGCAGGCGGCGCCCGGATCTCTTCCGCCGCCATTTTAAATCCAGCTCCATACAACGCtccgccgccgctgctgccgcGACTCGGTCTGCGCGCCAGCACCTTCCGGCCGACCACTCCGCCGCTATGGAAGATATGAACGAGTACAGCAACATAGAGGAGTTCGCCGAGGGATCCAAGATCAACGCGAGCAAGAACCAGCAGGATGACGG TAAAATGTTTATTGGAGGCTTGAGCTGGGATACAAGCAAGAAAGATCTGACTGAATATTTGTCTCGATTTGGGGAAGTTGTGGACTGCACGATTAAAACAGATCCTGTTACTGGAAGATCACGAGGATTTGGATTTGTGCTTTTCAAGGATGCTGCTAGTGTTGATAAG ATTGAAAATATTGAACTTCctatggatacaaaaacaaatgaaagaagagGATTTTGCTTTATTACATATACAGATGAGGAGCCAGTAAAGAAATTGTTAGAAAGCAGATACCATCAAATTGGTTCTGGGAAG TGTGAAATCAAAGTTGCACAACCCAAAGAGGTATATagacagcaacagcagcaacaaaaggGAGGAAGAGGTGCAGCAGCTGGTGGGCGAGGTGGTACTAGGGGGCGAGGCCGAG GTCAGGGCCAAAACTGGAACCAAGGATTTAATAACTATTATGATCAAGGATATGGAAATTACAATAGTGCCTATGGTGGTGATCAAAACTATAGTGGCTATGGCGGCTATGATTATACTGGGTATAACTATGGGAACTATGGATATGGACAGGGATATGCAGACTACAGTg GCCAACAGAGCACTTACGGCAAGGCATCCCGAGGGGGTGGCAATCACCAAAACAATTACCAGCCGTATTAA
- the HNRNPDL gene encoding heterogeneous nuclear ribonucleoprotein D-like isoform X1, translating to MEVPPRLSHVPPPLFPSAPATLASRSLSHWRPRPPRQLAPLLPSLAPSSARQGARRAQRHVTAQQPSRLAGGAAIKGGRRRRPDLFRRHFKSSSIQRSAAAAAATRSARQHLPADHSAAMEDMNEYSNIEEFAEGSKINASKNQQDDGKMFIGGLSWDTSKKDLTEYLSRFGEVVDCTIKTDPVTGRSRGFGFVLFKDAASVDKVLELKEHKLDGKLIDPKRAKALKGKEPPKKVFVGGLSPDTSEEQIKEYFGAFGEIENIELPMDTKTNERRGFCFITYTDEEPVKKLLESRYHQIGSGKCEIKVAQPKEVYRQQQQQQKGGRGAAAGGRGGTRGRGRGQGQNWNQGFNNYYDQGYGNYNSAYGGDQNYSGYGGYDYTGYNYGNYGYGQGYADYSGQQSTYGKASRGGGNHQNNYQPY from the exons ATGGAGGTCCCGCCCCGACTCTCCCATGTGCCGCCGCCATTGTTCCCCTCCGCTCCCGCTACTTTAGCCTCCCGCAGCCTCTCCCATTGGCGGCCGCGGCCGCCGCGGCAGCTCGCCCCGCTCCTCCCTTCGCTCGCTCCCAGCTCCGCCCGGCAGGGGGCGCGCCGGGCCCAGCGCCACGTCACCGCCCAGCAGCCCTCCCGATTGGCGGGCGGGGCGGCTATAAAGGGAGGGCGCAGGCGGCGCCCGGATCTCTTCCGCCGCCATTTTAAATCCAGCTCCATACAACGCtccgccgccgctgctgccgcGACTCGGTCTGCGCGCCAGCACCTTCCGGCCGACCACTCCGCCGCTATGGAAGATATGAACGAGTACAGCAACATAGAGGAGTTCGCCGAGGGATCCAAGATCAACGCGAGCAAGAACCAGCAGGATGACGG TAAAATGTTTATTGGAGGCTTGAGCTGGGATACAAGCAAGAAAGATCTGACTGAATATTTGTCTCGATTTGGGGAAGTTGTGGACTGCACGATTAAAACAGATCCTGTTACTGGAAGATCACGAGGATTTGGATTTGTGCTTTTCAAGGATGCTGCTAGTGTTGATAAG GTTTTGGAACTGAAAGAACACAAACTGGATGGCAAATTGATAGACCCTAAAAGGGCCAAAGCTTTAAAGGGGAAGGAACCCCCAAAAAAGGTTTTCGTGGGTGGATTGAGCCCAGATACTTCGGAGgaacaaattaaagaatattttggAGCCTTTGGAGAG ATTGAAAATATTGAACTTCctatggatacaaaaacaaatgaaagaagagGATTTTGCTTTATTACATATACAGATGAGGAGCCAGTAAAGAAATTGTTAGAAAGCAGATACCATCAAATTGGTTCTGGGAAG TGTGAAATCAAAGTTGCACAACCCAAAGAGGTATATagacagcaacagcagcaacaaaaggGAGGAAGAGGTGCAGCAGCTGGTGGGCGAGGTGGTACTAGGGGGCGAGGCCGAG GTCAGGGCCAAAACTGGAACCAAGGATTTAATAACTATTATGATCAAGGATATGGAAATTACAATAGTGCCTATGGTGGTGATCAAAACTATAGTGGCTATGGCGGCTATGATTATACTGGGTATAACTATGGGAACTATGGATATGGACAGGGATATGCAGACTACAGTg GCCAACAGAGCACTTACGGCAAGGCATCCCGAGGGGGTGGCAATCACCAAAACAATTACCAGCCGTATTAA
- the HNRNPDL gene encoding heterogeneous nuclear ribonucleoprotein D-like (The RefSeq protein has 1 substitution compared to this genomic sequence), translating into MEVPPRLSHVPPPLFPSAPATLASRSLSHWRPRPPRQLAPLLPSLAPSSARQGARRAQRHVTAQQPSRSAGGAAIKGGRRRRPDLFRRHFKSSSIQRSAAAAAATRSARQHLPADHSAAMEDMNEYSNIEEFAEGSKINASKNQQDDGKMFIGGLSWDTSKKDLTEYLSRFGEVVDCTIKTDPVTGRSRGFGFVLFKDAASVDKVLELKEHKLDGKLIDPKRAKALKGKEPPKKVFVGGLSPDTSEEQIKEYFGAFGEIENIELPMDTKTNERRGFCFITYTDEEPVKKLLESRYHQIGSGKCEIKVAQPKEVYRQQQQQQKGGRGAAAGGRGGTRGRGRGQGQNWNQGFNNYYDQGYGNYNSAYGGDQNYSGYGGYDYTGYNYGNYGYGQGYADYSGQQSTYGKASRGGGNHQNNYQPY; encoded by the exons ATGGAGGTCCCGCCCCGACTCTCCCATGTGCCGCCGCCATTGTTCCCCTCCGCTCCCGCTACTTTAGCCTCCCGCAGCCTCTCCCATTGGCGGCCGCGGCCGCCGCGGCAGCTCGCCCCGCTCCTCCCTTCGCTCGCTCCCAGCTCCGCCCGGCAGGGGGCGCGCCGGGCCCAGCGCCACGTCACCGCCCAGCAGCCCTCCCGATTGGCGGGCGGGGCGGCTATAAAGGGAGGGCGCAGGCGGCGCCCGGATCTCTTCCGCCGCCATTTTAAATCCAGCTCCATACAACGCtccgccgccgctgctgccgcGACTCGGTCTGCGCGCCAGCACCTTCCGGCCGACCACTCCGCCGCTATGGAAGATATGAACGAGTACAGCAACATAGAGGAGTTCGCCGAGGGATCCAAGATCAACGCGAGCAAGAACCAGCAGGATGACGG TAAAATGTTTATTGGAGGCTTGAGCTGGGATACAAGCAAGAAAGATCTGACTGAATATTTGTCTCGATTTGGGGAAGTTGTGGACTGCACGATTAAAACAGATCCTGTTACTGGAAGATCACGAGGATTTGGATTTGTGCTTTTCAAGGATGCTGCTAGTGTTGATAAG GTTTTGGAACTGAAAGAACACAAACTGGATGGCAAATTGATAGACCCTAAAAGGGCCAAAGCTTTAAAGGGGAAGGAACCCCCAAAAAAGGTTTTCGTGGGTGGATTGAGCCCAGATACTTCGGAGgaacaaattaaagaatattttggAGCCTTTGGAGAG ATTGAAAATATTGAACTTCctatggatacaaaaacaaatgaaagaagagGATTTTGCTTTATTACATATACAGATGAGGAGCCAGTAAAGAAATTGTTAGAAAGCAGATACCATCAAATTGGTTCTGGGAAG TGTGAAATCAAAGTTGCACAACCCAAAGAGGTATATagacagcaacagcagcaacaaaaggGAGGAAGAGGTGCAGCAGCTGGTGGGCGAGGTGGTACTAGGGGGCGAGGCCGAG GTCAGGGCCAAAACTGGAACCAAGGATTTAATAACTATTATGATCAAGGATATGGAAATTACAATAGTGCCTATGGTGGTGATCAAAACTATAGTGGCTATGGCGGCTATGATTATACTGGGTATAACTATGGGAACTATGGATATGGACAGGGATATGCAGACTACAGTg GCCAACAGAGCACTTACGGCAAGGCATCCCGAGGGGGTGGCAATCACCAAAACAATTACCAGCCGTATTAA